GCCGGCGGCGTGGATCGCGCCGTCCACCCCTCCGCCGCCGAGCAGCGAGCTGTTGGCCGCGTTGACGATCGCATCGACCTCCAGGGCGGTGATGTCGGCGGTGATGATCTCGATCGTCCCCATGGCGCATCCACGGTCCCCCGCCAGGCCGTCGGCGAACCCCCCGCGCCGGGTAGTGTCGGGCGCCATCGTGCGCGCGCACCCCTTCACCACCCGCCACATCGGGCCGACGCCCGCCGACGTCGAGGCGATGCTCGATGTCATCGGCTACGACAGCGTCGACGCGCTGGTCGACGCGACGGTGCCCGAGGCGATCCGCCAGCGCACCCCGCTCGAGCTGCGCGGCCACGACGGCGCCGACGCCGAGCACGAGGTCCTCGCGGCCCTCCGGGAGGTCGCGGACCGCAACCAGCCCCTCACCAGCCTCATCGGGCAGGGCTACCACGGCACGGTCACCCCGCCGGTCATCCTCCGCAACGTCCTCGAGGACCCGGCCTGGTACACCGCCTACACGCCCTACCAGCCCGAGATCAGCCAGGGCCGCCTCGAGGCCCTGCTCAACTACCAGACGATGGTGGCCGACCTGACGGGCCTGCCGCTCGCCAACGCGAGCCTGCTGGACGAGGGCACGGCCGCCGCCGAGGCGATGACGATGACCCGGCGGGCGGTCCGCGACGCCCCCGACGTCTTCCTGGTCGACGCCGACGTCCACCCCCAGACCCTCGCGGTGCTGCGGACCCGTGCCGAGCCGCTCGGCATCGAGGTCGACGTGGTGGACCCCTGGCGCCTCGTGGCCGGCGGGGCGGCCGGGGGCGGTCTGCCGGCGGCGTTCGGCGTGCTGGTCCAGTACCCCGGCTCCTCCGGCGAGGTGCGCGACCTGCAGCCCGTGATCGAGGGGATCCACGCGGTCGGCGGCATGGCCGTGGTCGCGGCCGACCTGCTCGCGCTGACCCTCCTGGCGGCGCCCGGCGACCTCGGCGCGGACATCGCGGTCGGGTCGAGCCAGCGCTTCGGCGTGCCGCTGTGGTACGGCGGCCCCCACGCCGGCTACCTGGCGACGTCGGAGGACCACAAGCGGACCCTGCCCGGCCGCCTGGTCGGCGTCAGCGTCGACCGCCACGGCCGCACGGCCTACCGGTTGGCCCTGCAGACCCGCGAGCAGCACATCCGTCGCGAGCGGGCGACCTCCAACATCTGCACCGCCCAGGTGCTGCTCGCCAACGCCGCCGGGTTCTACGCCGCCTACCACGGGCCGGACGGCCTGACGGCGATCGCCCAGCGGGTCCGCCGCCTGACCGCCGGGCTGTTCGACAGCCTCGTGGCGGGCGACCTGACCGTGGTGACCGCGGAGTTCTTCGACACCCTCACCGTGGCGGTGGAGGGGCGGGCCGACGAGGTCCTCGCCGCGGCCCGCGCCGAGGGGCTGGCGCTCCGGCGCACCGACGACGACCACGTCGGCATCTCCCTGGACGAGACCTCGACGGTCGACACCGTCGCGGCGGTCTGCCGGGCCCTCGGCGTCGAGCCGGTCGACGGGGTCGGCGAGCACGCCCCCGAGCTGGCCGGCCACATGCGCCGGACCAGCGCGTTCCTGACCCACCCGACGTTCCACGTCCACCGGTCCGAGACGGCGATGATGCGGTACCTGCGTCGCCTCGCCGACGCCGACCTGGCGCTCGACCGGACCATGATCCCGCTGGGCAGCTGCACGATGAAGCTGAACGCAGCAGCGGAGATGGAGTCGATCAGCTGGCCGGCGTTCACCGACGTCCACCCCTTCGCCCCCGACGACACCACCGCGGGCAGCCGCCAGCTCATCAGCGACCTCGAGCGCTGGCTGGTCGACATCACCGGGTACGACGCGGTCAGCCTGCAGCCGAACTCCGGCGCGCAGGGCGAGCTCGCGGGTCTGCTGGCCATCCGCGGCTACCACGCCGGCCGGGGTGACAGCGGGCGGACGGTGTGCCTGATCCCGAGCTCCGCGCACGGCACGAACGCGGCCAGCGCGGTCATGGCCGGCATGCAGGTGGTGGTCGTCGCCTGCGACGAGGACGGCAACGTCGACCTCGACGACCTGGCCGAGAAGGCCGCCGCGCACGCCGAGGACCTGGCGGCGGCGATGATCACGTACCCCTCCACCCACGGGGTGTTCGAGACCGGCGTCCGCGACCTGTGCGCGATCGTCCACGACCACGGCGGGCAGGTGTACCTGGACGGCGCGAACCTGAACGCCCTCGTCGGCCTGGCCCAGCCAGGGCGGTTCGGCGCCGACGTCAGCCACCTGAACCTCCACAAGACCTTCTGCATCCCCCACGGCGGCGGAGGCCCCGGCGTCGGCCCCGTCGCGTGCCGTGCCCACCTGGCGCCGTACCTGCCCGGGGCGGGCCGGACGGGTCCGGTCAGCGCCGCGCCGCACGGGTCTGCCGGCATCCTCGGGATCCCGTGGGCGTACATCCGGCTGATGGGCGCCGAGGGGCTGACCGAGGCCACCCGCACCGCGATCCTCAGCGCCAACTACCTGGCGACCCGGCTGGCCGAGGCCTACCCGGTGCTCTACACCGGGGCGGCGGGGACCGTCGCCCACGAGTGCATCGTCGACGTCCGGCCGCTGACCAAGTCGACCGGCGTGACAGGCGAGGACATCGCCAAGCGGCTGATCGACCACGGCTTCCACGCGCCGACGATGAGCTTCCCGGTCGCCGGGACGCTGATGGTCGAGCCGACGGAGTCCGAGCCGAAGGCCGAGCTCGACCGCTTCGTCGACGCGATGCTCGCGATCCGCGAGGAGATCGCCGCGATCGAGCGGGGCGAGGTCGCCTACGAGGACTCGGTGCTGGCCGCTGCGCCGTTCACCGCCGCCGACGTCCTGGTCGGCGAGTGGGACCGGCCCTACAGCCGCGAGCAGGCCGGGCTGCCCGCCGGGCCCTCACAGGCGGCGGCGAAGTACTGGCCGCCTGTCAGCCGGATCGACAACGCCTACGGCGACAAGAACCTCGTCTGCGCCTGCCCGCCGATCGAGGACTACGCCTGACGCCCGTCAGCCCCCCTGCCCTCACCCGCTCTGTCGCTGGAGGAACGACACCAACGTCGTGACCCCGAACCCGGTGCCGCCCTCTGGCTGGTGGCCCCGCACGTCCTGGGCGCCAAGGAAGGCCGGGCCGGCGATGTCGAGGTGCGCCCACGGGACGTCGCCGACGAAGCGCTGCAGGAACAGGCCGGCGAGCAGCGCCCCGGCCCCCTTGTCCCGGCCGAGGTTGTCGATGTCGGCGACGGGGGACTCGAGCCAGGCGTCCAGCTCGACGGGCAGCGGCAGCCGCCACACGTCCTCGCCGGCGTCGGCGGCCGCGTCGGCGACGTCGCGCGCCAGCCCGTCGTCGTTGGCCATCAGCGCCGCGGTCCAGGGGCCGAGGGCGACGACGGCCGCGCCGGTCAGCGTCGCCACGTCGACCAGCACGTCGGCGCCGAGGGACCGGCCGTAGCCGAGCGCGTCGGCCATCACCAGCCGTCCCTCGGCGTCCGTGTTGACCACCTCGACGGTGGTGCCGTCGAAGGTGGTGAGCACGTCGCTCGGTCGCTGGGCGTCGCCGCCGATGGCGTTCTCGGCCAGCGCCAGCAACCCGGTCACCTTGGCGCGGCAGCCCAGCTCACCGATGGCCGCGAGCGCGCCGGCGACGGCGGCGGCGCCGCCCATGTCGCACTTCATCGTCATCATCGAGGTGCCGGGCTTCAGGTTCAGCCCGCCGGTGTCGAACGTGATCCCCTTGCCGACCAGCACGACGTGGGCGAGGGGGTTCTCGGGCTCGTAGGTCCGCTCCACCAGCCGGGGCGGCGCCGCCGACCCGCGGCCGACGCCGAGCAGCCCGCCGCAGCCGTGCTCGGCCAGCCACGCCTCGTCGTGGACGGTGACCCGCACCTCGGCGGGCAGGTGGTCGGTGACCGCCTCGGCGATCTCGGCCGGCCGCGCCTGACCCGGCGGGGTGTTGACCAGGTCGCGCGCGAAGGCCACCGCCGCGCAGGTGGTGCGGCTGCGGCGGATCGCCTCCTCCGCGTCGCCGAGGGGGGAGGAGGGGAGCAGCAGGGTGGCCTCCCGCTCGCCGACCTCCTCCGGGGCGGACCGGAACCGCTGGGCGACGTGGGAGCCGAGCGCGAGGCCGTCGGCCACGGCCTCGATCGCGGCGCGCGTGGGGTGGACCTCGGCCAGGGTCGTGGCGATCCGACGCGCCTTCGGGACCGCCCGGGCGACGTCGCCCGCGGCGCGGCGCAGCGACGCCGGTGACACGCCGTCCATCCGCCCCAGCCCGACGAGCAGCACCGACCCGAACGGCTGGCCGGGAGCGGCCAGGCGGAGGGTCTGGCCGACGTCGCCGCGGAAGCCGGGCGTGATCGGGAAGTCGTCGAGGCCGAGGGCGGCGAGGACCTGCGCGGTGCCGGGGCCCTCGATGCCGCCCTTGAACACCCCGACGGCGACGACGTCGACGTCGAGGTCGGCGAGGTCGGCGGAGGCCGCGTGGATCGTGATCATCGTGTCTGGGGTCCCTCGGTCGGTGCGTGGTGCGGGGG
This DNA window, taken from Euzebya sp., encodes the following:
- a CDS encoding leucyl aminopeptidase, giving the protein MITIHAASADLADLDVDVVAVGVFKGGIEGPGTAQVLAALGLDDFPITPGFRGDVGQTLRLAAPGQPFGSVLLVGLGRMDGVSPASLRRAAGDVARAVPKARRIATTLAEVHPTRAAIEAVADGLALGSHVAQRFRSAPEEVGEREATLLLPSSPLGDAEEAIRRSRTTCAAVAFARDLVNTPPGQARPAEIAEAVTDHLPAEVRVTVHDEAWLAEHGCGGLLGVGRGSAAPPRLVERTYEPENPLAHVVLVGKGITFDTGGLNLKPGTSMMTMKCDMGGAAAVAGALAAIGELGCRAKVTGLLALAENAIGGDAQRPSDVLTTFDGTTVEVVNTDAEGRLVMADALGYGRSLGADVLVDVATLTGAAVVALGPWTAALMANDDGLARDVADAAADAGEDVWRLPLPVELDAWLESPVADIDNLGRDKGAGALLAGLFLQRFVGDVPWAHLDIAGPAFLGAQDVRGHQPEGGTGFGVTTLVSFLQRQSG
- the gcvP gene encoding aminomethyl-transferring glycine dehydrogenase produces the protein MAHPRSPARPSANPPRRVVSGAIVRAHPFTTRHIGPTPADVEAMLDVIGYDSVDALVDATVPEAIRQRTPLELRGHDGADAEHEVLAALREVADRNQPLTSLIGQGYHGTVTPPVILRNVLEDPAWYTAYTPYQPEISQGRLEALLNYQTMVADLTGLPLANASLLDEGTAAAEAMTMTRRAVRDAPDVFLVDADVHPQTLAVLRTRAEPLGIEVDVVDPWRLVAGGAAGGGLPAAFGVLVQYPGSSGEVRDLQPVIEGIHAVGGMAVVAADLLALTLLAAPGDLGADIAVGSSQRFGVPLWYGGPHAGYLATSEDHKRTLPGRLVGVSVDRHGRTAYRLALQTREQHIRRERATSNICTAQVLLANAAGFYAAYHGPDGLTAIAQRVRRLTAGLFDSLVAGDLTVVTAEFFDTLTVAVEGRADEVLAAARAEGLALRRTDDDHVGISLDETSTVDTVAAVCRALGVEPVDGVGEHAPELAGHMRRTSAFLTHPTFHVHRSETAMMRYLRRLADADLALDRTMIPLGSCTMKLNAAAEMESISWPAFTDVHPFAPDDTTAGSRQLISDLERWLVDITGYDAVSLQPNSGAQGELAGLLAIRGYHAGRGDSGRTVCLIPSSAHGTNAASAVMAGMQVVVVACDEDGNVDLDDLAEKAAAHAEDLAAAMITYPSTHGVFETGVRDLCAIVHDHGGQVYLDGANLNALVGLAQPGRFGADVSHLNLHKTFCIPHGGGGPGVGPVACRAHLAPYLPGAGRTGPVSAAPHGSAGILGIPWAYIRLMGAEGLTEATRTAILSANYLATRLAEAYPVLYTGAAGTVAHECIVDVRPLTKSTGVTGEDIAKRLIDHGFHAPTMSFPVAGTLMVEPTESEPKAELDRFVDAMLAIREEIAAIERGEVAYEDSVLAAAPFTAADVLVGEWDRPYSREQAGLPAGPSQAAAKYWPPVSRIDNAYGDKNLVCACPPIEDYA